A stretch of Nonomuraea africana DNA encodes these proteins:
- a CDS encoding DUF1707 and DUF4870 domain-containing protein has protein sequence MELRVTNQDREHVVEHVKAAYAEGRFDKFEFDERLERAMTARTHGDLMPIMTELYGPQRRWQQPLVPPRPVTLPPDSARGIPADSNERLGGAAAHLLALPGLVILGPLIMLLTGGKTSPYIRRHALEALNFHLTVVGATILLPFTIVGVVLIPVIWVAAFVLTIVGGVSALAENDFRYPLTVRLVK, from the coding sequence ATGGAGCTGAGGGTCACCAACCAGGACCGCGAGCACGTGGTCGAGCACGTCAAAGCCGCGTACGCCGAGGGCCGCTTCGACAAGTTCGAGTTCGACGAGCGCCTCGAGCGCGCCATGACGGCGCGCACCCATGGCGACCTCATGCCGATCATGACCGAGCTGTACGGCCCGCAACGCCGCTGGCAGCAGCCGCTCGTTCCGCCCAGGCCGGTGACCCTGCCGCCCGACAGCGCGAGGGGAATCCCCGCTGACAGCAACGAACGCCTCGGGGGAGCGGCGGCACACCTGCTGGCCCTGCCGGGGCTGGTCATCCTGGGGCCGCTGATCATGCTGCTCACCGGGGGCAAGACGTCGCCCTACATCCGTCGTCACGCGCTGGAGGCCCTGAACTTCCATCTCACGGTGGTCGGCGCGACCATCCTGCTGCCTTTCACGATCGTCGGCGTGGTGCTGATTCCGGTGATCTGGGTGGCCGCGTTCGTGCTGACGATCGTTGGCGGTGTCTCGGCGCTGGCGGAGAACGACTTCCGCTACCCGTTGACCGTCCGACTGGTGAAGTAG